A section of the Triticum dicoccoides isolate Atlit2015 ecotype Zavitan chromosome 7A, WEW_v2.0, whole genome shotgun sequence genome encodes:
- the LOC119331956 gene encoding 4-hydroxyphenylacetaldehyde oxime monooxygenase-like: MATPLTSLLLSLPQQWQPVLLALLSILSLLLWRRSSSRKRLKLPPGPARVPLLGNLHQLGPMPHRTLRDLARVHGPVMQLQLGKAPTVVLSSAEAAWEALKAHDLDCCTRPVTAGTKRLTYDLKNVAFAPYGTYWREVRKLLTVELLSTRRVKAAWYARHEQVEKLMSTLSHAEAKPVALDEHILSLSDGIIGTVAFGNIYGSDKFSQNNSFQAALDDVMEMLSSSGSSAEDLLPGVVGRLVDRLTGFVARRERIFTQLDAFFEMVIQHHLDPKRVLPQNGGDLIDVLIDLWKKPRDTFSFTKDHVKAVIFSTFVAGIDTSAATIMWAMSELVRKPRVLKKVQDHIRALVGGNKRVKPEDMPKLSYLRMVVKETLRLHPAAPLLLPRETMRDIKISGYDVPAKTRIYVNAWAIGRDLISWSNDPDEFNPDRFEVNDIDIKGEHPELMPFGAGRRICPGISMAMATIEFTLANLLFSFEWALPEGTTTDDVNMEEEGRLILHRKEPLVLVPAAYHHDLE; this comes from the exons ATGGCGACCCCACTCACCTCGCTACTCCTCTCCCTACCCCAACAATGGCAGCCCGTTCTCTTGGCACTTCTCTCCATCCTTTCCCTCCTGCTGTGGAGAAGGAGCTCGTCCAGGAAACGGCTCAAGCTGCCACCAGGCCCTGCGAGGGTGCCCCTCCTGGGCAACCTGCACCAGCTTGGCCCCATGCCGCACCGGACCCTGCGAGACCTGGCGCGGGTCCACGGGCCGGTGATGCAGCTGCAGCTCGGCAAGGCGCCGACGGTGGTGCTGTCGTCGGCGGAGGCGGCATGGGAGGCGCTCAAGGCTCATGACCTCGACTGCTGCACGCGGCCCGTGACTGCGGGGACGAAGCGGCTGACCTACGATCTCAAGAACGTGGCGTTTGCACCCTACGGCACGTACTGGCGGGAGGTGCGCAAGCTTCTCACGGTCGAGCTTCTCAGCACGCGCCGTGTCAAGGCGGCTTGGTACGCACGCCATGAGCAG GTGGAGAAACTGATGAGCACGCTGAGCCATGCAGAAGCAAAGCCAGTGGCGCTGGACGAGCACATCTTGAGCCTCTCCGACGGTATCATCGGCACGGTAGCGTTCGGCAACATCTATGGCAGTGATAAGTTCTCCCAGAATAACAGTTTTCAGGCCGCACTCGACGATGTTATGGAGATGCTATCCAGCTCCGGCTCCTCCGCGGAGGACTTGCTCCCCGGAGTCGTTGGCCGCCTTGTTGACCGCCTTACCGGATTCGTAGCCCGCCGCGAGCGAATATTCACACAGTTAGACGCCTTCTTTGAGATGGTCATCCAGCATCACCTGGACCCTAAGCGTGTGCTGCCTCAGAATGGCGGTGACCTCATTGACGTCCTCATCGACCTCTGGAAGAAACCACGTGACACATTTAGCTTCACCAAGGACCACGTCAAGGCCGTAATCTTT TCGACGTTCGTTGCTGGCATTGACACTAGTGCAGCAACGATTATGTGGGCGATGTCGGAGCTGGTCCGGAAGCCGCGCGTGCTCAAGAAGGTGCAGGACCATAttagggccttggtgggaggcaacAAGAGAGTGAAACCAGAAGACATGCCCAAACTCAGCTACCTCAGGATGGTGGTGAAGGAGACCTTGCGGTTGCACCCGGCAGCACCGCTTCTACTGCCAAGGGAGACCATGCGAGACATCAAGATCAGTGGGTATGACGTGCCGGCCAAGACACGGATCTATGTGAATGCATGGGCGATCGGCAGAGACCTGATAAGCTGGTCTAACGACCCAGATGAGTTCAACCCTGATAGGTTTGAAGTAAATGATATAGACATCAAAGGCGAGCATCCAGAGCTAATGCCGTTTGGCGCGGGACGGCGGATATGCCCAGGCATCTCCATGGCCATGGCCACCATCGAGTTTACGCTTGCCAATCTGCTCTTCAGTTTTGAGTGGGCGCTCCCAGAGGGGACGACAACAGATGATGTGAacatggaggaagaaggaaggctcATCTTGCACCGAAAGGAGCCACTCGTACTCGTTCCCGCCGCATACCACCACGACCTTGAATAG